One genomic segment of Kiritimatiella glycovorans includes these proteins:
- a CDS encoding putative molybdenum carrier protein produces the protein MTIAKIVSGGQTGADQGALEAALYCSLPHGGWVPAGRKTEKGGRVPDRFDRMREMKSGVYAARTEANVVDSDATLVFTFGKPSGGSLKTLDLADAHRKPRLHINLRQTERKAAVRQVKRWFDGPSGAEGPPAECVLNVAGPRESTAPGIQQSVMILMIDIVNAVNGFCAYPPSAALPGMLRSR, from the coding sequence ATGACGATCGCAAAAATAGTCAGCGGCGGGCAGACCGGGGCCGATCAGGGGGCACTGGAGGCCGCGCTGTATTGCTCGCTGCCCCACGGAGGCTGGGTCCCCGCCGGGCGCAAGACGGAGAAGGGAGGACGGGTCCCGGATCGGTTCGACCGGATGCGGGAGATGAAGTCCGGGGTCTATGCCGCGCGGACGGAGGCCAACGTGGTCGATTCCGACGCCACCCTGGTCTTCACCTTCGGCAAACCCTCCGGCGGAAGTCTGAAAACCCTCGACCTCGCGGACGCTCACCGAAAACCCCGGCTCCATATCAATCTCCGGCAGACGGAGCGGAAAGCCGCCGTCCGGCAGGTCAAACGATGGTTCGACGGACCGTCCGGCGCGGAGGGGCCGCCCGCGGAGTGCGTTCTGAATGTGGCCGGCCCGCGCGAGTCGACCGCACCCGGAATCCAGCAGTCGGTCATGATCCTCATGATCGACATCGTCAATGCGGTCAACGGATTCTGCGCCTATCCCCCCAGCGCTGCACTGCCCGGGATGCTCCGCAGCCGGTGA